A segment of the Leptolyngbya sp. CCY15150 genome:
AGAAGAGTGGCTTCCAGCAGGTGAGACCTATCATGTTTGGTACCTAGCCCACTTAATATCCTGGGGAGTGATGTTTTTATCCCTTGCTCTACATGTGCTACTGGGAGCCAAGGTGGGAGGAGTACCGTTATTGTTATCTATAGTTAAGATTAAGACTCGGGAGCAAGATAGTCCGCGTTCTTGGCTGCGAGGAATTAAGGCAAAACACTCTAGCCTAGCCTTAACGGTGACTGAAGTTATCGTCATAGGCGGCATCATTGCAGCATTTATTTTGCCGGTCTTTAATCTCTAATTTAAATAAGGATAACCAAAATACCTGTTGTGGCAGTTGGCTATCTTAATGAGAATGCTGTTTTATTTAATTTAGCTTGACTGAATCTAGGCTGAAGTCTAGGCTGATTCAATACATAGCTGTCTTCAGCTTGGTTAAAATACGCCCTAGCTAATTGCTCCGGCATTGCTGAATCGATATATGATTTGCACTAGAGAACGTGAGCGAGACGCTTACCTTGATAGTGAATGAGTTGTGAGTATGAGCATCCTGATCACGTTCTAATTTCATAGCCTCATTCAGCAACGCCAACTTTCCAACATCTCTAGACTGTCTTGGCATTCTAACCCATGGAATGATGGCTATAGATGTCTATTCCGCAACGATCAGGAGTCTGGTTGACATACCTTGGACATCACCTCTAGATCCTGAACTACGGCGGCGTGAACCTTGGCTACGACATGATCCACCGTTGCCGATCGCTCCTGTTGATACTCGTCCAACCTATCTTTTAAGTTGTAGGGTTCTCCAATAGACACTTGGGCGATCCGGTGCCCCTTGGGCGGGGGTTGATCGATATTAAACACTTCGCGCTCTAGGCGGATCAAGGTGTCGAGAAAGCGCTCAGGGGTTGGATGGGTACCAACATAGCCATCATAGATAGCATCAAAATTGAGCAGGCGAATCATGGTCTTTTCTACTAAACTGTAGCTCCAGTCCAATTGCTGATCGACGGCATTGGCTTGGGTGCGCAACCGGTGCTGAATTTTGTAGACCCGTTCGCGGATGAAGTCTCCGGGCGCTGAGGTCATCGATAGCTGCTGCTCACAGGCTTCAATTACCCGGTGTTTCAAGACATGAATGCGATCGTTCCAGTCTTGATGCAGGGAGTCTGGTGGAGTTAGTCCATAGTCAGCTTCAATGGTGCTTAAGACCCGTTCAGCGATCGCTCTCAGACGCCCATAGTCATCAGGTTGGGTATCTGGTTCATAAATGATGCCAAAGTGAGTTTCTAGTCCCTGGAGCGATCGCTCAATAATCGGTTGGGTCTCGTCGGTGTAGTGATATTTGATGCTCACAGGCACCACATAGAGATTAGGAATGGTTTCCTGGGTCTTGGCGTACTTATTCAACGCTTGGAACGCCATATGAATGCCCCCGGATCGAAAGGGCATCACCGTATCGTTTTGGAAGGAACAGCCGCCTTCAGGAAAGATCACCAAGTGGCAGGCTGGCTCGGTCAACAGCGCTAAGGTTTGGGCAATACTGGGGCGATCGGCTAAGCCACGGCGAATGGAGTACATCCCCAACTGCTGAAGCAGCCACCGTAGTCCCTTAGTCACGTAGCCTGACTGTGCCAATCGGTGCAAGGGCTTGAAGCCTGCCGATATCAGAAACATGGTGCTGGGATTATCGAAGGTCTCATAGGCGGCCATGTAGTAGAACGGCTGCTTTACCTTAGCCGACAGTATAAACATCACCACAGGATCATGAAAGGTGGGATGATTGGGTAATAAGAGGATGCGATCGCCCTTGAGGTTGATCAAATGCTGCAGATGTTCCGGCGCAACCTCCAGATCAATCCAGTAAAGCCAGCGGGCTATCCACCCAGCATTCCACTGAATCAGGCGTACCAGCCATGGACGTAGCGTTGGCGGATAGAAGTCGAGGGAGGTCATAGCATGGTCGGTGGGATAGGAGCGATCGCCATCCTAGTCCGTCTGTCCGTCCATGGACACAAGGGCGAGATTGACGATATGGGTGTGAATAGCTTGAACTATAGCATCGAGGGGTTGATCCAAGGCAACCACCAACGCGTCTTCGGGTTCTTCTAGAATGGCAAACTGGCTAGCAAGCAAATCTACCTCCATAAAATGCTGGCTACGCTGTTGCATCCGATGGTAAATCACATCGTAGCTGCCTTTGAGATAAATAATAGATACGTGATGACAACCTTGCTGGATGCGATCGCGATAGGATTGCTTGAGGGCAGAACAGGCTAAAATAGTCGGGCGCTGTTGGGTGACCCGTTCAGATAGGATATCGGCAAGGGTTGCAAGCCATGGGGCGCGATCGCTGTCGTCTAAGGGTTGCCCTCGCCGCATTTTGTCAATATTGGCGGCTGGATGAACATCATCGGCGTCGAGAAACTCCCAGTTCAAAGCATCGGCTACGCGCTGGCCAATGGTCGTCTTGCCTGAGCCTGATACGCCCATAATCATTACTATGATGGTCATTGAAGAACATGATCGAGCTTTTCTAGAGGAGATTAACATAAAAGCTAACGCTGTGACGTTATGCTCTACCTCCATGGGTGTTTCGGTAACTCCAGATGATTGATTCTAGCTTTTAGGATGCAATATCTTATGTATCAATATCTGATCCTTTTATGCCACACTTCTTTAAAGAAGCACGTTATTTTAGGATGCCTTAGCGACAGCTAACGCATCATTGACAGGGCTTGTGGTGCGTCACGCTTCGCGAACACACCCTACATCCAAGGCTGCTGCATATTAAATTGGCATGGCTAAGATGCTGCATAGGGTGTCAGCTAAAGTTGAGATAACGGATGGCTCCAGTCGGTAAAATCTTCAGGCGATCGCGTCACAGGTTGGGGTACCACGTCGAGATTAATGGTGGAGCTGGTTTGAGCCTCTAGGGATTCTAGCGGTTGGCTGGCTGCACTATCGGGCAAGCGATCGGCAAAGGGATGTCGCCAGGGACGATGGTTCGCTACGCTAGGCGGGCGGCGAGGCGGTTGATCCAGGTCGTTCCAAGCCTGCTGACGGTGAGATGTTGTGTATAGTTCTGCTTTGGCAGAGGCAGGCTGATGGTTATCTTGGCGCAGGGCCCGCTCAACTAAGCTGGGTACGGTATCCCAGTTCAAGGAGTCATCCTGAAACAGGGTGCGCATCTGTTGCAGCACCTTTTGGGGCGTCTGTTCGACATCCGAAAGGGGAGTCTGGCTACGAATCGGGTCGCGCTGCACGGCAGCGATCGCCCGTTGTACGGCCTGATTAATCTGCTGGCCATAGTGGCTACGCCCTCTGCGCAATTGATACTTCAGCCCCTTCTCGGTCGTTGCGTAGAGGGAGGGCAGTTGGTTGAGAGCGTAGGCGACCAGTTCATCAACTTTCATATAGGCTGACACCCGAGATGGCAGTTGTTTTAACTGGCATTCAACAGCTTCCTCGGTGAGCAGTTCCATAACATTTTTGTAAGTTCCCATGGCATCAAGTCCGTGAAGAGAGAAGGATCCAACCGTTGGCTATCGGCCCAGCAAGCCTAGGTCTGAGCAACTGGCTGACCCTTGATGGGTAAGTAAGATTTACCTGAATGCTGTCTTAATCATGCACCTTCATGCCATGCATCCTAGCGATAACTACGGAGGTTTGAATATAGCGATCGCCCTCCCTTCAGCAAATCTTTACCGGATGATGGTGGCTGATAAAGACTCGAAAAATTTAGGGTAGAAAAATCCTGATCTTGAAATCGGTTTTAATCGCTGAATCCATACAGCAGCTTCACAAATAGACCCTCTTGTTGAGGGATTGATGAGGCTCCCTGCTCCATCGCGACAAAAATACGGTATAACCAGGACAGAAGGCGGATGTTCTGTTCCCTGAGGGGGCTTGATGATCAAAGTACTGCACCTATCGGATATCCATCTAGGCAGCGGCTTCTCCCATGGACGCATTAACCCAGCAACGGGTCTGAATACCCGCCTAGAAGATTTTGTGAGTACGTTATCTCGCTGCATCGACCGGGCGATCGCTGAACCGGTCGATCTGGTGCTGTTTGGTGGCGATGCGTTTCCCGATGCCACGCCGCCGCCCTTTGTGCAAGAAGCCTTTGCTCGGCAGTTTCGTCGCTTGGTAGATGCGGATATTCCTACGGTGCTGCTGGTGGGCAACCATGACCAACATGCCCAAGGGCAGGGCGGAGCCAGCCTTTGCATTTACCGTACCTTGGGCGTACCGGGCTTTGTAGTGGGCGATCGCCTCGAAACCCACCCGATCACGACCCGCCACGGCGATGTGCAGGTGATTACCCTGCCGTGGTTGACGCCCTCGACCTTGTTGACCCGTCCACAAACCGAGGGACTGTCGTTGGCCGAGGTGAATCATCTGCTGATCGATCGCCTGCGGGTGGCCCTAGAAGGCGAAATCCGGCAGCTTGATCCCAGCATTCCCACCATTCTCCTCGCCCATCTGATGACCGATACGGCCTGCTATGGAGCGGAACGCTTTCTAGCGGCTGGCAAAGGGTTTACGGTACCCATGCCCCTACTGACCCGCCCTTGTTTTGACTACGTGGCCCTAGGGCATGTGCATCGCCATCAAGTACTGTGCAAGGATCCGCCGGTGGTCTATCCCGGCAGCATTGAGCGGGTAGACTTTAGCGAAGAAGCGGAGGATAAGGGCTATGTATTGGTTGACCTAGAGCGCGGCCACGCAGAGGTGCAGTTTTGTCCGCTGCCGGTGCGTCCGTTCCACACCCTGCGGGTTAATCTTTGTGATGCGGCCATGCCCCAAGCTAAGCTGCTGGAAGCGATCGCCCGTGCTCCCATTCAGGATGCCGTCGTGCGGCTCATGTATCAGCTTCATGCCGACCAAATCGATGCGCTTGATGCTGCGGCGCTGCATACGGCGCTGGAGGCCGCCCATACCTACACCATTCATCCCGAGTTAATCAGCCAGCTTGCCCGCCCACGCCTACCAGAACTGCGCAGCGATCGCAGCCTGGATCCCCTAGATGTATTGGAAACCTATATTGCTAGCCGAGATGATTTGCGCGATCTGGGTAGCGATATGATGGCGGCGGCGCTGGCGTTGCTCAACGATGATGACCCCGCTTGGACGGAGGTGGAGCCGAGTCTCGATCAACCCTCCCCAAACCATCAAGACGAACCCAGCACCGCACAATTACGGTTACTGTAATAAATGACACATTGGCGAGTTATGCCTTAGCTAGGTGTAGCTAGGCTGTCAGTACAATCTCAGATAACAGAGGGGCGATCGCCTTAGATTTCCCAGTTCTTACGGATAGTGTTCTGGAAAATAACAAGCTTTGATAGACCTAGGATCTTAGCGGGGTGAATGCGTTAGGCTTAAAGTCAGAACTTACCAATCATCATCGATTCGTCTGTCCCACTGTCCCACAATCTACTCTACAATCTGGCTCCCCATGCCTAGCTCCTCATGTCTGACCAAGAGGGTTAGATTCTATGGCTTGGATTATCATGATTCGGATCCTATGACTTGGATTCTATGGCTTGGATCCAACCCTTGGGAGCGCCTGCTTGAGAGCCTACGGGTGGGAGCACGCCGTTAAGATCCTCTAGCCTAGCTAGATGAAGTGGACTGAGATACCCATAGAGA
Coding sequences within it:
- a CDS encoding lysophospholipid acyltransferase family protein, with the translated sequence MTSLDFYPPTLRPWLVRLIQWNAGWIARWLYWIDLEVAPEHLQHLINLKGDRILLLPNHPTFHDPVVMFILSAKVKQPFYYMAAYETFDNPSTMFLISAGFKPLHRLAQSGYVTKGLRWLLQQLGMYSIRRGLADRPSIAQTLALLTEPACHLVIFPEGGCSFQNDTVMPFRSGGIHMAFQALNKYAKTQETIPNLYVVPVSIKYHYTDETQPIIERSLQGLETHFGIIYEPDTQPDDYGRLRAIAERVLSTIEADYGLTPPDSLHQDWNDRIHVLKHRVIEACEQQLSMTSAPGDFIRERVYKIQHRLRTQANAVDQQLDWSYSLVEKTMIRLLNFDAIYDGYVGTHPTPERFLDTLIRLEREVFNIDQPPPKGHRIAQVSIGEPYNLKDRLDEYQQERSATVDHVVAKVHAAVVQDLEVMSKVCQPDS
- a CDS encoding gluconokinase, yielding MGVSGSGKTTIGQRVADALNWEFLDADDVHPAANIDKMRRGQPLDDSDRAPWLATLADILSERVTQQRPTILACSALKQSYRDRIQQGCHHVSIIYLKGSYDVIYHRMQQRSQHFMEVDLLASQFAILEEPEDALVVALDQPLDAIVQAIHTHIVNLALVSMDGQTD
- a CDS encoding late competence development ComFB family protein, encoding MGTYKNVMELLTEEAVECQLKQLPSRVSAYMKVDELVAYALNQLPSLYATTEKGLKYQLRRGRSHYGQQINQAVQRAIAAVQRDPIRSQTPLSDVEQTPQKVLQQMRTLFQDDSLNWDTVPSLVERALRQDNHQPASAKAELYTTSHRQQAWNDLDQPPRRPPSVANHRPWRHPFADRLPDSAASQPLESLEAQTSSTINLDVVPQPVTRSPEDFTDWSHPLSQL
- the sbcD gene encoding exonuclease subunit SbcD, which translates into the protein MIKVLHLSDIHLGSGFSHGRINPATGLNTRLEDFVSTLSRCIDRAIAEPVDLVLFGGDAFPDATPPPFVQEAFARQFRRLVDADIPTVLLVGNHDQHAQGQGGASLCIYRTLGVPGFVVGDRLETHPITTRHGDVQVITLPWLTPSTLLTRPQTEGLSLAEVNHLLIDRLRVALEGEIRQLDPSIPTILLAHLMTDTACYGAERFLAAGKGFTVPMPLLTRPCFDYVALGHVHRHQVLCKDPPVVYPGSIERVDFSEEAEDKGYVLVDLERGHAEVQFCPLPVRPFHTLRVNLCDAAMPQAKLLEAIARAPIQDAVVRLMYQLHADQIDALDAAALHTALEAAHTYTIHPELISQLARPRLPELRSDRSLDPLDVLETYIASRDDLRDLGSDMMAAALALLNDDDPAWTEVEPSLDQPSPNHQDEPSTAQLRLL